The genomic interval ACACTGGCGGTGTGGCGCACGTTTATTTTGGAAGCACCAAAATTAATCTCGGCCTCCTCTACCCCTGGCAAACCGGCAACTCTTTTTTCCAGTTTAGCGGCACAGTCGGCACAGTCCAAACCATAAAGAACAAAGACAGTCTTTTGTACATCATTTATATTTGACTTTGGATCATGTTTTGGCATATCATCCGGCTTGATCACTTTCATTGCTTGCTGCAATCCTTCCGGTGTCAGTTCTTCCATGATAGAGTCTTTTATACAACTGCAATTATGTCCGGGACATTGTGTCATATCTTAAACCTCCAGTTGCGTTAAAGGTATTTTATGTCATCTTGGCTGCATTTATTGGTATTGTGCTTTTACGCCGGGTAGTGATTGTGGTGTTTTAGCGCTACGTCGATAATAGTTTTCACGCATGAATCAGTTAAGTAATAAAACATCATTTTGCCCTGTTTTCTGCTCCTGGCCAGACCCATATTTTTGAGCAGCCGTAAGTGGTGGGAAGCAGCAGCTACACTGGAATCAATTATCTGGGCGATATCACAAACGCATAGTTCTTCCCGGGCTAAAGCATAGACTATTTTTATCCTGGTTTCATCAGCCAGCGCTTTAAATATTTGACTTAGCCCCTCAATGTTTGAAACTTCCTGCTTCATGCGGTGCACTTTTTCCTCGTCGTAACAAAATATGTCGCAAACCTGGTTTTGTTCTCCTTTGCCCATAATGTTTATCACCTCTGAAAATATAACTCATTAAAATAATTGTTTTAATATTATAATAAAGTAGCCGGTTGGGTTTGTAAAGGCAAAAATACAGCTACCGCTTGCCCAATTTAATAGAAAGAAGCACATTGTCAAATATATAGTATACTAAGGATAAGAATTATTTAACAACGCCAAACCCTAAACCTGGCTAGCCGGTCAAGATTGTTATAAAGACTTGCCCTTAATATGGTTTGAACCGAGGTTGACAAAGATATTAAGAAGAAAATAAGGAAGGATTATAAGATGGCTAAAAATAAAGTTTCCATGACACCCGCTATGCGCTTACTGCTTAAGGAAAAGGTAGAGTTCGAGGATTTCACTTATGCCTATGAAGACAAGGGCGGGACAGCCGTTTCTTCCCGAGAGTTAGGTGTTGATGAACATTACATAATTAAAACACTGGTTATGGAAGATGAGCATAAAAAACCACTGATTGTTTTAATGCACGGAGACCGGCAGGTTTCCACAAAAAAACTGGCCCGGCTGATTGGTGTTAAAAGTATATCACCCTGCTCGCCTGAAACAGCCAACAAACACACGGGGTACCTGGTAGGAGGGACTTCCCCGTTTGCCACTCGCCGGGCCATGCCTGTGTATATGGAACAAACCATTGCGGAACTGTCCAGGATTTATATCAACGGAGGGAAACGTGGTTATGTGGTTAGCCTTGATCCCCGGGAAGTAATGCGCATTTTAAAGCCAACCCTTGTGCAAGTAGGTATATAGGCTTTAATCACCAGGATGGGAAGACCGTTCATCCTTTTCGCCAAAATAAAGGGGCAGCAGCACAGTAAAAACACTACCTCCTTCCGGTCTGTTGGCGGCACTGATATGACCACCGTGCCAGTCAACGATCCAGCGGGCAATGGATAATCCCAACCCGGAACCTTCCTGTCCCCGGGTGCTTTCCCCGCGGAAAAAACGGTCGAAAATGCGGTTCTCTTCACCCGGTGCAAGGCCCGGTCCCTGGTCTGTAACAGCTATCTCCACCCAACCTTGTTGGATGTTGGAGGTAGCGAACTGTTCCGGGTGCCGCCGGGTGTGGTCGGAGTACCCGGACTTGATCCCGCTACCTAGTACTACCGGACCCTGCGGCAGTAAATTAACCGTTAGCCCCACTGTACTGCCGGGAGGCGAATATTTGAAGGCATTATCAAGTAAAATAAACATTAATTGACTGAAGTGGTCGCGGTTTGCCAATAGCCATGCTCCGGACGGGTATTGTTCTTCAAATACAAACTCTCTGTCACCGGCCAAAAAACGGGCTTTCCTAACCACTCCCTGCAGCAGTTCCATCAGACCGGCCGGTTCTTTTTCCGGCATAAAACCTGCATCGGCCCGGGCCAGTATCAACAGATCTTCCACCAGCCGGCTCAAGCGGCGGGCTTCATCGGTAATATCATTTAATGCTTCCGATACCAGGACCGGATCGGCATCCTGCATCTTGAGCAGCAGCTCGGCATTGCCACGGATAGTGGTCAGCGGAGTGCGCAGTTCGTGAGAGGCGTCCGAGACAAACCGGCGCTGCAGATCATAACTTTGTTGCAGGCGGTGGTACATGCTTTCCAATCGTTCAAACATGGCGTTCAGTGTCGCCACTAGACGACCCAGTTCGTCCGCCGGGCCGGCGTACTCGATGCGCCTGCCCAAGTCACTGTTACTCTCTATGGAAGCGGCAATGCCAGTAATTTTATCCAGTGGCCTTAAGGCTGTTCGAGCCAACAACCACCCCAGTAGTGCAGCCAGCAATATTGATGCCGTACCAACCAGAGCAATAAAAAAGCGCAACTGGTTCAGCAGTGCGTGTACTGTGGAAAGCGCTCTTCCAACCTGCAACAGTCCCACTAACTGCCCATCAATTACCAGCGGCACATTATACACTCGTATTTGCTGACCACCGGCCTGTACTGTTTCATAAAAACCCTCTCCCTGCAATGCGTTTTGCAGCGTATATTCACCCAGGGGCAGGTATTGTCCCCCCAGATTACCGGAGCGGGATACCACTCGCCCCCGGGTATCCACTATTTGCAGATAGGTATCAGGCGCTGCAAAAACATCTACATCGGGCAGCACCACTTCACGCAGTGAAAAGGGATTACCGGTAACTCTAATTGATTTGACAAGGGAAGCAGCTTTGGCGAAAATGCTCTCATCCACTTCTTTATATAAAGTATGTGAAGTGGCTAAAAGTAGTACCGTGGTTAATATGAAAAGGGCCAGCCCGAGAACCCCGGTATACAGTAGAGTGAGCTTGGTACGCAAATGCATCTGTAATCACTGCTCCCTTAAAGTATAACCCACACCCCGCACGGTATGAAGCAACTTGGGTGCTTGCGGTTGCTCCAGTTTTTGACGCAGGTTACCAATATAGACCTCCAACACATTGGATTCGCCGGAAAAATCATATCCCCAGATCTGTTCCATGATCTGGTCCCGTGTTAGTACCTGGCGGGGATGTTGCATAAAAAGTTTAAGTAGCTCAAACTCCCTGGTGGTCAGGGAAATCACCGTGTCACCCCGCCGGGCTTCCCTTTTCTCCAAATCCAAAGTTAAATCGGCAAAGCTAAGCACAAGCTCATTACCATGGCCTAGCCGGCGTACCCTGCGAAACAATGCCCGGACCCGGGCCAGCAACTCTTCCAATGCAAAGGGTTTCACCAGGTAATCATCGGCACCCACGTCCAACCCCCTCACACGGTCCGCCACTTCGTCCCGGGCGGTAAGCATTAAAATTGGCACATCGCTTTGCATCCGCAGTTTTCTGCATACCTCCCAGCCATCCAACCTGGGCATCATAATGTCCAGTATAACCAGGTCGGGTTTATATTGCTCGGCTTTATGCAGTCCTTCCTCGCCGTTATATGCAATAAATGTTTCATGTCCTTCAAAGGTAAGTACCCTTTGCATCATGCTGGTAATTTTTTTGTCATCATCTATAACCAGTATTTTCAAAACACCCACTCCTGTGCCATTTTACTTTTCCGCCAGGGTAACGGTAATGTTATGCCGGGAACCGTTTCTTTCCACAAGCAAAGTAACTTTATCTCCCACTTTGCATTTTTCAATAAATTTGGTTATGTCAGCAGCGTCAGTAATTTTTTGCTGGTTTATAGCTAAAACAACATCACCTTGTTTAAGTCCAGCTTTATCAGCCGGGGATCCGGCCACCACCCCGGACAGCAAGGCGCCCTGGGTGCTTTGCAATCCTAACCGTTCCGCCAGTTCAGCGTTTAAAGTCTGGATATACACCCCCATCCAGGGGCGGGAAACCTTACCATTTTCAATTAATGTGTTCAGCACTGATTTTACTGTATTGGCCGGGATGGCAAAACCAATCCCCTGGGCACTGGCGTTTACCGCAGTGTTAATGCCTATTACCTTTCCTTCCAGATTTAAAAGTGGCCCTCCGCTGTTGCCCGGGTTGATGGAGGCGTCGGTTTGCAGCAGATTTTTGTACTGCCTGCCCTCTACCTGCACTGGCCTGCCTTTGGCGCTGATGACACCTGCGGTAACGGTGTGATCTAGCCCGTATGGATTACCGATGGCGATAACCCATTCGCCTACCCGGGTATTGTCATCGTTACCCAGTTCCAAATAAGGAAGTTTACTATTCGCATTTATTTTGAGCACTGCCAAATCAAGTTGGGCATCTTCACCGACCAATTTCGCTGTTAGCGGTTTATCCCGACCGGAGAGATAAACGTTAATTTCAGTAGCCCCGCTGACCACATGCTCATTGGTTAGTATATAACCATCGTTACTGATAATAAAACCTGAGCCCATTCCCTGGCGAACATCCGGTTCCATTCTGTAAGGCCCTGGTGTGCCAAAAAATTCACGGAAGAAAGGATCGTTAAAAAAAGGATCAATCCTGGTATTGCTTTTTCTTACGGTTTCAATTTTTACTACCGCCGGGCTGGTTTTAGCCACTGTGTTTGCTATTATGTTTGTGCCCACCGGTGCCGCGGTGTTTATAGAATTTGTCGTGCCCGTAGCGGCCAGTGCAGAATTAAAACTATCCCTGGGTAAAGAAAAAAATAATCCTCCCAGCAGGGCAACCTCTAACACCAGAGCTGACAGAATGCCGATAACAGTAATCCGCAAAGATTTTTCTTTGATCATGATTTTCGCCCCCTCAAGTTGTTTTTGCTATTTTAATAATGACAGCCCTATATTAAATACACCTGAAGGGAAGATTAAAAATTTTTAATTTAAACATAGTTGCTACTTTATAAAAGCACCATAGCCATTGGACAATATCCTTTTCTATTGTATCAGTGAACCTTTATTTTATCTACAAAAAACAAAAACTGCCGGCGTTGGTATACCAGCAGTTTTGGTTTACTTATACAATTTATAACTTAATATGCTTTAAAGGATTTGGCCGGAGCATTACAGATGGGGCACCGCTCGGGTGGGTGATCTTCAGCAACATAGCCACATACCGGGCAGAGATGGAACGAGGCGGCTTGCATGTCTCCCTTTTCCTCCAATTCCTTAATAGCCTTTTGATAAAGTTGGGCATGCGCCTTTTCGGCCTCATTGGCTAAATGAAAGATTTTGGCGGCTGCAGTTTGCTCCTCTTGTTTAGCTGTTTCAATAAAATCGGGGTACATATTGCTATATTCATAGGTCTCACCTTCAATAGCCGCTTTTAGGTTATCCGATGTGGAACCGACTTTACCGGCTGTTTCCAGTTGCTTCAAAGCATGGATGGTTTCCGCCTCAGCTATGGCCCGAAATAGCCTGGCAATTTTTTCTTTGCCTTCTTTTTCCGCTTTTTGGGCAAAGGCTAGATACTTGCGGTTAGCCTGGGATTCCCCGGCAAAGGCCGCCATTAAATTATCCTGGGTTTTTGTAGACATTGGTATCCTCCTTATTTATTTTTATTACGTCTTACAATTCATTGTCATCGTTTTTGTTACTGCCGCATTGATCACATTCCCCGTAAAGATGTAAAGAAAAACTGTTAATCTTAAACGTGGCCACCTGTTTTGGAACAGGTAAATCCTCCATTGCCAGGGGTAGGTCATAGACCTTTTGGCACCGTTGGCAAAGAAAGTGGCAGTGTGGACGTGGATTGGGATCAAAGCGGCGCCGTTGCGGATCAATATTTATTTCCTGGATTTCGCCTGCCCTGGCCAATGCCTCCAGGGTATTATATACTGTTGCCGGAGATAGTGATGGATATTCCGGCTTTAGCTCTTTATATATTTCCTCTGCTGAAGGGTGACTGGTATTACCGTCCAGTAACTGCATAATTGCCATGCGCTGTGGTGTGGCCCTGAGACCAAGTTTCTTTAGTTTATTAATCATGGTTATCCCTCAATCATTAAAAGTTATTTGAACATTCAAGCTCTTCAATAAAAGGGTGCCGGTTCCGCTTAAGTATTCAGCATGCAGTGCTTTATTATACATATTATTTTATAATAAATTTAATATAATCTTTATTGTTTGTCAATAATTTAGCTATAAATTATTCTTATATTAGCAACACGCTAGTAAAAATTAAATCGTATTCGTTGCCACTGACAGAATAGATTACCAGTGCACCTAACAAAATTGTTCAATATAAAATAGCGCGGTGAAAGTGACTCAAAATTATTAATTAAAATTTAAAATATTCAAAAAAATTAAATTTAGATAGCAGGATTTTACCCCCCGGTGTTTAATCAAATATTAAAAAGTTCACAGGAGGTGAATAACTGCTTTGCCGGCATTGCCTGTTTGTCAGGCAATATTAGATAATGTTCGGCAGAACAGTCAAATATTATGCCATATCAGTATCTCCTTTTTGAGCAAAAGGGTAAAATAGGTTATATAAGTCTCAATCGTCCTGAAAAGCGTAACGCTCTCTCCAAAGGGTTATTGGAGGAGCTTACTGATTTGTTAACTGATATAGGGAACGAAAAAGCGGTGGATAAAAGAGTTAACGCAGTCATCGTCAAGGGCATTGGCAAAATTTTTTCTGCCGGGCATGATTTAAAGGAAGTTTACGAAAGCGATCCCCAGGAATTGTTGCAGCTTTTTCAAACTTGCTACAAAACCATGCAAGCCATTCGGGATATGCCTCAACCGGTAATTGCCCAGGTGCACGGCATAGCTACCGCTGCCGGGTGCCAGTTGGTTGCCGCGTGTGACCTGGCTGTAGCTTCCGAAGATGCCTTATTTGGCACGCCGGGGGTTAAAATTGGTCTTTTTTGCAGTACCCCGGCTGTTTTTTTAAGTAGGAATATTGGTCGCAAGAAAGCTATGGAAATGCTTTTAACGGGCGATTTAATGCCGGCCCGGGACGCTTTGATTTACGGGTTGGTGAATAAAGTGGTGCCACCAGGTGAGTTGGAAAGCGCCACTGAACAAATGGCGGCCACCATTGCCGGTTATAGCGCTTCTGCAGTGGCCGTTGGTAAAAAAGCCTTTTACCGGCAAATTAACATGGAGGACTTTGAAGCATTAAATTACGCCAGCGAAGTGATTACGTTAAACAGTACCACGAAGGACGCTCGGGAGGGCATTGGCGCTTTTATTGAAAAAAGACAACCTAAATGGGTGGATTAAGATAAATTGAATTGATTGATTAGCATTAAAAAAGCCCACGGTTTTTTACACCGTGGGTTTCTTACATAGCAAGTTACTATGCGGGGCTAAATTTAAAACCGTATCTAGTTACCCCTTCTTCTTCATATATTTTTCTAAATACAGCTCTAACCGGCATGCCAATGGTAATTCCCTCTTCGGGTGGATTAACCACCTGGGCTATTACCCGTGGGCCTTCTTCCAATTGGATAATGGCCACAGGATAACTGCCCTTGCAGCGGGCCTCTGCCGCAAATTCAGGCGGGGCACCGCCACCGGCGATTATAGTATATGAATATATTGTGCCTTTGCCGCTAAGCTGGACATTTTCAAAGGTTGTTCCTTGGAGACAGTATTTGCAGACTGCTTTGGGAGGAAAATTAATCCTACCACATGATTGGCAGCGCTGCCCGATTAACCTGTAGCGTTGAGGAACCGCCCTTTGGTACATGGGAATGGATATATGTGCGCCCATTTAATCACCTCAAATACTTCTTTTCAGTTTCAGGTATTGAACGTAGCTGATATATTTCTTATATTCCAGCGCTGCTTGCATGGGTTTGTTGGTTTGTGCCACCAAGGATTTTTCCAGTTTGAAACTAAGCGCTTGACTGCCTGAACCGGAACCATAGGAACAAACCAGTATATGATCACCGTTTGCGGCTACATCCAATACCCGGCATAAAGCCAGTAAAGGTGCACCGGCGCCGGTATCACCCAACTGGGCAAACACTTGTCCCCCTTTGGTTTGCTCTTCGGTGCAACCCATTTTTTTGGCCAGGGCGGCAGCAGTTTTAGCATCGCTTTGATGTAATATTACGTGGTTATAATCAGCCAGTTTTCGTCCTGTTTTTTCCATTAAACCGCTCACCGCGGCCTTGACCGTTTCATTATAATCTTGGGTAGCATAAGCTTTTACGCCAATATCCCGCATATCGGTCTCACCCGGTAAACGGTAGCGCAGTCCCATAGCTTCGGTAGAGTAACCGAATACCCCTTCATAGGCCAGGCCGGGTTCATCTTTAGCCAGCACAAAGGCACATGCACCGGCACCAAACCCGTTTTCCAAATCCACATGGGCTGCGGAGGTTGGTGCATCTGACACCACCACCAGCGCATATGGCTGATCGTTCTGATCCATAAGACCCAGTGCGGAAAGGATGGCCTGTGTGCCGGACATAGTGGAATTTGCATGCTGAGCAGATAAAACATTGTTAGATAATCCCAACGCCTCCACCATTGTACCCGCCATCTCTTTTTCTTGATATGGGAAATTAGTGGATGCCAGCGTTAAAACACCTACCCGGGAAATATCCAGACCGGCCAGCGCGTTGCGGGCTGCTTCCACAGCCATGGTGGTGACGTCTTCATCTATGTCCATGACTGTTTTTTCCTTCATGGCTGCAGAACAGCTGCCCAGGGCACTCAAAAATTCATCTCTTTTAATGCGCAAATACGGTAAGTAAACTCCGTAGGATATTATACTCTTACTCATCAGGCATCCCCCCTCTGGTAGATGAATACCGCGGCCGTTCCGCCGGAACCACCTACATTGTGGGATAAAGCGTACCTGGCATTTTTAATTTGCCTGCTGGGCTCTTTAGCTTCGTCACGAAGCTGCTTAAAAATCTCGCATGCCATGCCGCAGCCGGTAGCACCAATGGGGTGACCTTTGGCCTTCAGTCCACCGCTGGCGTTCACCGGCAGCTTGCCGTCAATCTGTGTATACCCTTCTTCCAACAGGTACTGGGCTTTTCCTTCTTCGGCAAAACCTAAATCCCCGTAAGCTAATATTTCCGCAATGGTAAAACAATCGTGCACCTCTGCAAAATCTATATCTTTGGGGCCGATACCTGCTTGCTTGTAGGCCTCTGCTGCAGCCTTACGTGTAGCCAGCAGTCTGGTCATACTATCCCTGTCATGAATGGCCAGGTAATCGCTGGCGGCCCCGAAGCCCTTGAGATAAACAGGTTTATCAGTAAATTCCCGGGCTATCTTGGCGTTGCATAACAGTACCACCGCAGCACCGTCGGTGGTGGGGCTGCAATCCCATACGTTGAATGGATAAGCTACGGGCACACCTTTCTTGGCTTGCTCTAAGGTAATTTCCTTGCGGAATTGTGCCTTGGGGTTGGCTACTGCGTTACGGTGGTTTTTCACTGCCACCATTGACAGGTGCTCCCTTTTAAGACCGTACTCGTGCATATACCTGGCAGCCATCAAGGCGTAAATCCCGGCAAATGTTGACCCGGCCAGGCGCTCAAATTCCGTATCCCCGGATACACCCAGCCAGTAACGGCCTTTGCTGGAAGAAACATCTCTCATTTTTTCCACGCCCCCCGCAATGGCTATATCAACCTTGCCCGAGGCCACCGCACACGCAGCATTAAATAGAGCATACCCGCCGGATCCACAGGCATTCTCAATTCTGACGGCGTTTACACGAGGCAAGCCAACGTGTCCCATGAGGAGTGGCGCCAGTTGCCCCAGTTGAAAACCGCTGCCTGAACTCAGACTGCCTATAAAAGCTGCGCCTATGCGCTGCTGGTCAATTCCCCGGTCCACACTTTGCAACATTTCCAGGTAAGCTTCAGCAAACAGTTCTTTAACACCCTTGTTGGGGAAATCACCATACCGGGTTTGCCCGGCGCCAATAATTGCTACACTTTCCACCCGGTTTCACCTTCTTTCTAACTAAAACAGCTTATTTATATTTCCATTTCTTTGAGCAGTCTGCCGGCTATAACCATGCGCTGGATTTCATTGGTACCTTCGTAGATACGGGTAAGCCTGGCATCCCGGTAAAAACGTTCCACTGGGAATTCTTTCATGTAGCCCATGCCGCCGTGTATTTGAACTGCTTTGTCCACTACCCTTCCCAAAGCTTCCGAGGCAAACAATTTTACCATGGGGCCTTCTTTGAATACCGGCATATTCTGGTCCACCATCCAGGCTACCTTGTAGGTCAGCGCACGGGCAGCTTCGGTATCAGTGGCCATTTCCGCCAGCATCCACTGGATAGCCTGGAAACTGGCAATAGGTTTGCCGAACTGCATCCTTTGCTGCGCATACTTAGCTGATAATTCAATTAGTTTGTCACAAGCCCCCACGCAGCGGGCACCCAGTGCCACCCGGCCTTTGCTTAAAATCCTCAGCGCACTTGAATAACCTTTGCCTATTGTTCCCAACACATTCTCTTTGGGTACTTTGCAGTCTTCAAAAATTACTTCCGAAGTATGTGAACCTCGGAGGCCCATTTTTCTCTCAATGGTGCCGATGGAAAAACCAGGTGCATCCCTATCTACAATAAAAGCCGTGTAGCCGCCCCGGGCTCCCTTTTCCTTGTCTGTTACGGCAATTACAGTAAATACCTGGGCTTCAGGAGCATTGGTTATAAAGTGTTTCATACCGTTCAGTATCCATTTGTCACCTTTTAATACAGCGGTGGTTTTCATATTGGACGCGTCCGACCCGGCGTCAGGCTCGGTGAGGCAAAAGGCTCCTATTTTATCACCGCTGGCCAAATCCGGCAGGTATTTTTTCTTCAATTCTTCACTGGCCAGTTCCACAATACCGGTGGTGCCAATGCCTGTGTGGGCTCCGATAAGGGTGGTGAAACTCATATTGGCCCGGCCCAACTCTTCCAGCAGCAGGCATTTATCCAGCATGGAAAGCCCAAGCCCGCCGTATTCTTCCGGTATACTCATTCCAAACAGCCCCATCTCTTTGGCCTGGTCGATCAGGTGTTGGGGAATACGATCTTCCTCCTCAATTTGCTGGGCACAGGGCTCAACTTCATTATCCACAAATTCGCGGATCGTGCGTTTCATATCTCTTATTTCATCAGACAGGCTAAAATCCACAGCCAGCCACCTCGCTTTCTATTAGTTAGTTCGTTAGAATTATCTTCCTTTGAATTCGGGCTTGCGTTTTTCTAAGAATGCTGAAGTTCCCTCAATACGATCCTCGGTAGAAAAGGCGATGGTCTGGGCAAACTTTTCAAACAACATACCCGAATGTATATCGGTGTTAGCACCTACGTTAATGGCTACTTTAGCCAGGCTGACTGCCATCGGCCCTTTGGCGATAATTTTTTGGGCCATTTCCTTGGCTACCGGCATTAAATCTTCGGGTTGCTCCACCACTTTGTTCACCAGACCGATTTCCTTGGCCTCCTGGGCGCTAATGATGTCACCGGTAAAAATTAATTCTTTGGCCTTGCCCATACCCACAATTCTTTGCAGGCGCTGGGTGCCGCCGGCTCCCGGGATAATGCCCAGATTAACCTCGGGCTGACCCAACTTGGAGCGACTGGTGGCAATTCTGATATCACAGGCCAGAGCCAGTTCGCACCCGCCCCCCAGAGCAAAACCGTCAATGGCGGCTATCACCGGCTTATCAAGACTTTCCACATCAAGTAAAGTCTCCTGGGCTTCGCTGGTTAAAACCTCCAATGTGTCGCGCTCTTTTAATGTGCGTATATCCGCTCCGGACGCAAATGCTTTACCTCCGGCACCGGTAATAATAATTACCCGCACGTCTTTATCAAAACGGCATTGTCGCGCGGCCTGGCGGATTTCCGCCCAGGTTTTGGGGTCAAGGGCATTGCGCACCTCCGGGCGGTTCAATGTCACTATGGCAATATGGCCGTCTTTCTCAACCAACAGGTTTTGATATTCCATATATTCCCTTCCTTTCTAACCAACCCATTCCCAGATGGCTGCGGCACCCTGGCCGTGTCCGACGCACATGCTTTCCACGGCATACTTGGCGTTATAATAGGGCATTTCATGCATTATGGTGGTGGCTATACGGGCACCGGTACATCCCAGGGGGTGACCCAGTGCAATGCCGCTTCCCCTTGGGTTAAGCAGCGGGTGGTTTCTGATACCCAGCTTTTCCACACAATATACTGCTTGAGAGGCAAAAGCTTCATTTATTTCCCACAGGTCAATTTGATCTATGGTCATACCGGCCTGCTTCAGTACCTTGGGAATGGCCACCGCCGGGCCTATGCCCATGATTTGCGGGTCAACTCCCACAACCGTATAGTTGACCAGTTTCATTTTCGGTTTTAAGCCCAGCTCTTTTATTTTTTCTTTGCTGGCCACCAGTACCGCAGCCGCGGCATCGTTGGTTTGGCTGGAGTTACCGGCGGTTACGGTAGCCTTTTCATCCTGTAAAAATACGGGCTTTAGCTTCGCTAAAGTTTCCAGGTTGGTATCCGGTCTGATACCCTGATCCCGGTCAACCACCATTTTTTGGGTACCTCCGTCATCAGTAGGCACATCGGCTTCTATGGGCAAAATTTCATCTTTAAATAATCCCTCTACAGTAGCTTTATGGGCTTTGGCGTGACTTTCCACGGCAAACTGGTCTTGTTTTTCTCTGCTGATATTGAACTTGCGAGCCACCATCTCAGCGGTATAGCCCATGGAACTCATATTAGGGTCTGTAAATTCACCCAGGCGGGGGTTGGGATCAGCACCCGTGCCCATGGGAACATGGGTCATGTGCTGCACACCACCGGCAATAATCAAATCAGCC from Desulfallas thermosapovorans DSM 6562 carries:
- a CDS encoding ArsR/SmtB family transcription factor; translation: MGKGEQNQVCDIFCYDEEKVHRMKQEVSNIEGLSQIFKALADETRIKIVYALAREELCVCDIAQIIDSSVAAASHHLRLLKNMGLARSRKQGKMMFYYLTDSCVKTIIDVALKHHNHYPA
- the ybaK gene encoding Cys-tRNA(Pro) deacylase yields the protein MAKNKVSMTPAMRLLLKEKVEFEDFTYAYEDKGGTAVSSRELGVDEHYIIKTLVMEDEHKKPLIVLMHGDRQVSTKKLARLIGVKSISPCSPETANKHTGYLVGGTSPFATRRAMPVYMEQTIAELSRIYINGGKRGYVVSLDPREVMRILKPTLVQVGI
- a CDS encoding HAMP domain-containing sensor histidine kinase, which gives rise to MHLRTKLTLLYTGVLGLALFILTTVLLLATSHTLYKEVDESIFAKAASLVKSIRVTGNPFSLREVVLPDVDVFAAPDTYLQIVDTRGRVVSRSGNLGGQYLPLGEYTLQNALQGEGFYETVQAGGQQIRVYNVPLVIDGQLVGLLQVGRALSTVHALLNQLRFFIALVGTASILLAALLGWLLARTALRPLDKITGIAASIESNSDLGRRIEYAGPADELGRLVATLNAMFERLESMYHRLQQSYDLQRRFVSDASHELRTPLTTIRGNAELLLKMQDADPVLVSEALNDITDEARRLSRLVEDLLILARADAGFMPEKEPAGLMELLQGVVRKARFLAGDREFVFEEQYPSGAWLLANRDHFSQLMFILLDNAFKYSPPGSTVGLTVNLLPQGPVVLGSGIKSGYSDHTRRHPEQFATSNIQQGWVEIAVTDQGPGLAPGEENRIFDRFFRGESTRGQEGSGLGLSIARWIVDWHGGHISAANRPEGGSVFTVLLPLYFGEKDERSSHPGD
- a CDS encoding response regulator transcription factor gives rise to the protein MKILVIDDDKKITSMMQRVLTFEGHETFIAYNGEEGLHKAEQYKPDLVILDIMMPRLDGWEVCRKLRMQSDVPILMLTARDEVADRVRGLDVGADDYLVKPFALEELLARVRALFRRVRRLGHGNELVLSFADLTLDLEKREARRGDTVISLTTREFELLKLFMQHPRQVLTRDQIMEQIWGYDFSGESNVLEVYIGNLRQKLEQPQAPKLLHTVRGVGYTLREQ
- a CDS encoding trypsin-like peptidase domain-containing protein; translation: MIKEKSLRITVIGILSALVLEVALLGGLFFSLPRDSFNSALAATGTTNSINTAAPVGTNIIANTVAKTSPAVVKIETVRKSNTRIDPFFNDPFFREFFGTPGPYRMEPDVRQGMGSGFIISNDGYILTNEHVVSGATEINVYLSGRDKPLTAKLVGEDAQLDLAVLKINANSKLPYLELGNDDNTRVGEWVIAIGNPYGLDHTVTAGVISAKGRPVQVEGRQYKNLLQTDASINPGNSGGPLLNLEGKVIGINTAVNASAQGIGFAIPANTVKSVLNTLIENGKVSRPWMGVYIQTLNAELAERLGLQSTQGALLSGVVAGSPADKAGLKQGDVVLAINQQKITDAADITKFIEKCKVGDKVTLLVERNGSRHNITVTLAEK
- a CDS encoding rubrerythrin family protein gives rise to the protein MSTKTQDNLMAAFAGESQANRKYLAFAQKAEKEGKEKIARLFRAIAEAETIHALKQLETAGKVGSTSDNLKAAIEGETYEYSNMYPDFIETAKQEEQTAAAKIFHLANEAEKAHAQLYQKAIKELEEKGDMQAASFHLCPVCGYVAEDHPPERCPICNAPAKSFKAY
- a CDS encoding Fur family transcriptional regulator, which produces MINKLKKLGLRATPQRMAIMQLLDGNTSHPSAEEIYKELKPEYPSLSPATVYNTLEALARAGEIQEINIDPQRRRFDPNPRPHCHFLCQRCQKVYDLPLAMEDLPVPKQVATFKINSFSLHLYGECDQCGSNKNDDNEL
- a CDS encoding enoyl-CoA hydratase, translated to MPYQYLLFEQKGKIGYISLNRPEKRNALSKGLLEELTDLLTDIGNEKAVDKRVNAVIVKGIGKIFSAGHDLKEVYESDPQELLQLFQTCYKTMQAIRDMPQPVIAQVHGIATAAGCQLVAACDLAVASEDALFGTPGVKIGLFCSTPAVFLSRNIGRKKAMEMLLTGDLMPARDALIYGLVNKVVPPGELESATEQMAATIAGYSASAVAVGKKAFYRQINMEDFEALNYASEVITLNSTTKDAREGIGAFIEKRQPKWVD
- a CDS encoding Zn-ribbon domain-containing OB-fold protein — translated: MGAHISIPMYQRAVPQRYRLIGQRCQSCGRINFPPKAVCKYCLQGTTFENVQLSGKGTIYSYTIIAGGGAPPEFAAEARCKGSYPVAIIQLEEGPRVIAQVVNPPEEGITIGMPVRAVFRKIYEEEGVTRYGFKFSPA
- a CDS encoding hydroxymethylglutaryl-CoA synthase, with product MSKSIISYGVYLPYLRIKRDEFLSALGSCSAAMKEKTVMDIDEDVTTMAVEAARNALAGLDISRVGVLTLASTNFPYQEKEMAGTMVEALGLSNNVLSAQHANSTMSGTQAILSALGLMDQNDQPYALVVVSDAPTSAAHVDLENGFGAGACAFVLAKDEPGLAYEGVFGYSTEAMGLRYRLPGETDMRDIGVKAYATQDYNETVKAAVSGLMEKTGRKLADYNHVILHQSDAKTAAALAKKMGCTEEQTKGGQVFAQLGDTGAGAPLLALCRVLDVAANGDHILVCSYGSGSGSQALSFKLEKSLVAQTNKPMQAALEYKKYISYVQYLKLKRSI